CTTCCCGGCTCAATCATCTCTCACCTCAATTGCATCCACTTTCCTCATCAAACTTCTTTCTTCCTCGTTCATCTAAGTAGTCTGATCAATGCATTTTCCCTTTTGCCATACTATTTGGATGATAGGAACACTGAGAGATATAATCTTCACATAATTCCTTGAGTTATACCTTGAGTCAGTATCTGACAAAATGTTACAATTTTTTATCGTGTGTACTTAAGGTTTAccagtgaagaggaagaaattttaCTAAGACAGTTGAAAGAAATCACAAGAGTCATGAAAGAGCAGAAAATAATTGAAGACATTATTCCTGAGAAAGAGACAGAGGAATCTCCTTGCATGGAACATCAAGAAGGTAAAACTAAAACACTTcttcttctggctctccatcccataggatgacgctggttcctttcagtcagtttgtggggtttggtaTGAGGATACCCCAGTCCTCAAAGGAATGACATGTGCATGAATAGATTTAGGTAAGTAGGGATGGCACAGGTCCAGGCCCACATTCCCTcccggatccagtggcatggtgaggtccaagctttgatgcaagggttGCCCTCTCCATGCTTAATGGCATGTATTTGCTAGTTGACACTCTAAGCaggttcatccaccctttgacaggttttgtttttcatcctgcaggatgTCTAGCCACCTACTTAATAGTGCATCTGAAAAGCAGTACCCTGGGAGGTTTGTCTTTATTTCTATTCATGTAGTGTCAGTACTATAAATGAAGCACAGAGAAATTATTTTCTTCCCTAAATCAGGATCCATCCAGTATTTTAGAACTTGTATTCCATATAAGTGACACATCACTGAACATAAAGGAGTCCTATAAAAGGAGTCCTTTAAATAGATACCAATTGAATTAGAAAGTGAGGTGAGCACTAAGTATCATGAGAGAAAAGAACTCACAGCAAGTGGACCAGGAATGTGGGGTCAAATGATGGGGGACTGGTTGCCTCGCccacagggacagagagagatggggaatctcagGAATATCAGTTTTATTTTTTGGAATTCTTGGCCAGTGCTGGTTGTTCACTGCTCCAAATCTGGTTGGTGCTGAACTCACTGATTGGTGCTTGGTCACTGACCTGCTCTGAAATTTAACGACTGGTTACTTCAGAAGTGGGTGGAGATGTATCAGTGCACATGGTTCCACCTGCCTCTCTAGGACCTTAGGAGTCAGCACAGCACAAAGAATGTGTTCCCTGCTCAACCTGAAGAGTGTTAGAACTTTCCAATAACAGCCCACTTCCATTTATGTTTACTGATGTTATGAATTcaggttaaaaaaataaagactACTTTACCCTGAAATGTGTTATTTTGTTTTACAGTACAATATTGATGGTCAAATATCTGAATGCCTATAATTTTGGACTTATCTTTTGAAGGTTATCCTGAGGAGACAAACCAATCCAGATGCAGTTGCCAGCATGACATCAATCACTCTGAGTCCAGACAGTTGCCTGCTGAGGAGGTGAAAGACAAAATAGAGGATAAGTGTTCATCCaatgaaattgcagaggataatttaAGAAAAAATCAAAACTGCCAAGGCGTACATACCCATGGTGATGGTATCGAGGAGGAAGTTCTCCAGTATGAAGACTGGAAGTACCTTGTCCGTGAAAGTGATGACTTTGCTGTTACACCGTGGAAGGCTGATACCATCCTCAAGGATCTCTGTAATGTGGGTGGCCAGGTCAGGGATGAATCCAGTCTGGACTCTTATATCAGTGAACAACAACATACATTCACATGTAGCAATGAAGGTGAACTGCGAAAGCGCAACAAGATGGCAATTGTTTGAAGCTTTAACATAAAGATAGTATATCTTTGgaatatcctattcattctacACCAAATATTTCAGTACCTTTGTATCCATACTCTACACTGTGGCTGTTAGGATAGTGTTTGCCATGaggtaaaaaatacattttaactcAGTTATCACTGATAACGTACTCTCACCTCTGTCTTTATATTTCACTTGCAAATTCCCTTTCTCATTCATGGTAATCATCTTCATAAGGCTTcttcaatgaagaaaaaaatgtgtAGTGTTTACAGCCATGGTAAATATTGCAGCCTAAAGTATTATGAATGGTGATCCCCCAGTATCCTTTGTAGGtgccaacagtttttttttagccAACTGATCTGTCACCTATTGTCTCACATATCTATCAAATCACCCACCTCCATGTTAGGGACAATTTACAGTAAGCAATTACAGTGGCCACACACGCAAAATCAtagggagaacatgtaaactccagGTACACATGATCAGGATCAAACCCGGATCCCTGGAGCAGTAAACCATTGTGCACAGAATTATTCTGAGGTCTCAGATTAAATTAGATACCATTCTGAAATTGCTTTGTCATTTCACTCACATAGATCCAACAGGATCATCATTCTATCAGTTATATTTCAGCACCCCATCAGGCCAGCAAATTGACCTGCACTTGAAGGATGTGCTAAATCTAAATCTATCTGTCATCACTATTATCCagtctgc
The Narcine bancroftii isolate sNarBan1 chromosome 1, sNarBan1.hap1, whole genome shotgun sequence genome window above contains:
- the ric3a gene encoding protein RIC-3 isoform X1 produces the protein MGSSALPKVALVSCAVLCCSVLVFRSMRGKPQPQEARPNRLSPMTQHPMVSKSKHQWPAHRQIPKIHQSDSITTAKGGNSHKSVMAQIIPIYGFGLLMYILYILFKISTKGKTQSPKIRKRCAGSRFGNMKRKITDYELAQLQAKLKETEVAMKQIASKMGNRSDKFTSEEEEILLRQLKEITRVMKEQKIIEDIIPEKETEESPCMEHQEGYPEETNQSRCSCQHDINHSESRQLPAEEVKDKIEDKCSSNEIAEDNLRKNQNCQGVHTHGDGIEEEVLQYEDWKYLVRESDDFAVTPWKADTILKDLCNVGGQVRDESSLDSYISEQQHTFTCSNEGELRKRNKMAIV
- the ric3a gene encoding protein RIC-3 isoform X2, producing the protein MVSKSKHQWPAHRQIPKIHQSDSITTAKGGNSHKSVMAQIIPIYGFGLLMYILYILFKISTKGKTQSPKIRKRCAGSRFGNMKRKITDYELAQLQAKLKETEVAMKQIASKMGNRSDKFTSEEEEILLRQLKEITRVMKEQKIIEDIIPEKETEESPCMEHQEGYPEETNQSRCSCQHDINHSESRQLPAEEVKDKIEDKCSSNEIAEDNLRKNQNCQGVHTHGDGIEEEVLQYEDWKYLVRESDDFAVTPWKADTILKDLCNVGGQVRDESSLDSYISEQQHTFTCSNEGELRKRNKMAIV